A single Silvibacterium dinghuense DNA region contains:
- the coxB gene encoding cytochrome c oxidase subunit II codes for MHTFISPVLWQFLVKWLTHFAIFPPEASGIAPYTDALYFYLVAISIFGFVLVVLLVTVFSVLYRKERSPEATQIEGSTLLEATWTIIPLALFMVTFVWGALLYFRIFNPPTNAMNIYVVGKQWMWKAEHPGGQHEINALHIPVGRPVQLTMISQDVFHSFSIPAFRVKREVIPGRYTTVWFEATQPGEYHLFCTQYCGTLHSQMIGTITAMSQQDYEAWTAGSTSGMSLAQNGERLFASLGCNSCHSGDAAARGPNLAQVYGAKLPLSGGGYAMVDDAFLRDSILNPTMHQTAGYAPIMPTYQGQISEEGLIDIVEYIKSLHSNFRIQQTLNTSQVQNAVQEGISGAGHSGEAAAHPASAAQPKVVSQ; via the coding sequence ATGCACACTTTCATCAGCCCCGTTCTCTGGCAATTCCTCGTCAAGTGGTTGACGCACTTCGCGATCTTCCCACCCGAAGCGTCGGGCATTGCGCCCTATACCGACGCGCTCTATTTCTATCTCGTCGCGATTTCCATCTTCGGCTTTGTCCTGGTCGTGCTGCTGGTTACGGTCTTCTCCGTTCTTTATCGCAAGGAGCGCAGCCCGGAGGCCACGCAGATCGAAGGCTCTACGCTGCTGGAGGCCACGTGGACCATCATTCCGCTGGCCCTCTTCATGGTCACCTTCGTATGGGGCGCGCTGCTTTACTTCCGTATCTTCAATCCGCCGACCAACGCCATGAACATCTATGTGGTCGGCAAGCAGTGGATGTGGAAGGCCGAGCATCCGGGTGGCCAGCACGAGATCAACGCGCTGCATATCCCCGTAGGCCGGCCGGTGCAGCTCACCATGATTTCGCAGGACGTCTTCCACAGTTTCTCGATTCCCGCCTTCCGCGTGAAGCGCGAGGTCATCCCCGGCCGCTACACGACGGTCTGGTTCGAGGCGACACAGCCCGGTGAGTATCACCTCTTCTGCACGCAGTACTGCGGCACGCTGCACTCACAGATGATCGGAACGATTACGGCGATGAGCCAGCAGGATTACGAGGCGTGGACGGCGGGCTCGACCAGCGGCATGTCGCTCGCACAGAACGGGGAGCGCCTCTTCGCGAGCCTCGGCTGCAACAGCTGCCATTCGGGAGATGCCGCGGCGCGCGGTCCCAATCTGGCGCAGGTGTACGGCGCGAAGCTTCCCCTTTCCGGCGGCGGCTATGCGATGGTGGACGACGCTTTCCTCCGCGATTCGATCCTCAACCCGACCATGCATCAGACTGCCGGCTACGCCCCCATCATGCCGACCTATCAGGGGCAGATCAGTGAAGAGGGGCTGATCGATATTGTCGAGTACATCAAATCGTTGCACTCCAACTTCCGCATCCAGCAGACACTGAATACCAGCCAGGTCCAGAATGCAGTGCAGGAGGGCATTTCCGGTGCGGGGCATAGCGGTGAAGCTGCCGCGCATCCGGCCTCAGCAGCACAGCCCAAGGTGGTGAGCCAATGA
- a CDS encoding DUF3341 domain-containing protein gives MPVLEGTYGLLAEFDTPTELVHAAEAAYASGYRRMDCYTPYPVEEAAEAIGFHKNEVSLVCLIGGLLGVAAMFSLETWISLVAYPLNIAGRPYFSWPAFVVPAYEWTILFAGLSAAFGMLALNGLPQPYHPLFHAPNFRNGATSDKFFLCLESTDPKFEVAGSRAFLEALDPVSVVEVEY, from the coding sequence ATGCCTGTGCTTGAAGGAACTTACGGCCTGCTGGCCGAATTCGACACTCCGACCGAGCTGGTGCACGCGGCTGAGGCCGCCTATGCCTCGGGATATCGCCGCATGGACTGCTATACGCCGTATCCGGTGGAAGAAGCAGCCGAAGCCATCGGTTTTCATAAGAACGAAGTCTCGCTGGTCTGCCTCATCGGCGGCCTGCTGGGCGTGGCGGCCATGTTCAGCCTCGAGACCTGGATTTCGCTCGTCGCCTATCCGTTGAATATCGCTGGCCGTCCTTATTTTTCCTGGCCTGCTTTCGTGGTTCCGGCCTATGAGTGGACGATTCTCTTTGCCGGCCTTTCCGCAGCCTTCGGCATGCTGGCGCTGAACGGCCTGCCGCAGCCCTACCACCCGCTCTTTCACGCGCCCAACTTCCGCAATGGCGCCACCAGTGACAAGTTCTTTCTGTGCCTTGAGTCGACCGATCCGAAGTTCGAAGTCGCCGGTTCGCGGGCCTTCCTTGAAGCGCTCGATCCGGTTTCGGTGGTGGAGGTGGAGTATTAA
- a CDS encoding SCO family protein: MRTRMQTAKTIRKAAASMMRMLSLLAGVSILALAWAPARAQVSDYGSKQAGPIRDEAPALIQRVAITQKLNTRLPLDLTFRDEAGKTVKLGDYFGQKPAILGLVYYRCKMLCPEEIDGLVGALEMVKFSPGKDFNVLFVSIDPAETPADAAKSKAYYVKRYGRPQTAAGWHFLTGQQPEIDALAKAVGYGYTRVPGPDGKMTEFAHASAIQLVTPGGVLAQYYLGVDYSSRDLQLGLVEASQGKIGTPVDAILTYCYRYNPLLNRHDLLIARIVQAGCLLTMLILGSYMVINFRRDVREARKLTRKAALG; this comes from the coding sequence ATGCGAACCAGAATGCAGACGGCGAAGACAATCCGGAAGGCAGCAGCGAGCATGATGCGGATGCTCTCGCTGCTGGCCGGGGTGTCGATCCTTGCTCTGGCATGGGCTCCGGCCCGGGCGCAGGTCTCCGACTATGGTTCGAAGCAGGCCGGTCCTATCCGCGATGAGGCTCCTGCGCTGATTCAGCGTGTGGCCATCACCCAGAAGCTCAACACCCGCCTTCCGCTCGATCTCACCTTCCGTGACGAAGCCGGAAAGACGGTGAAGCTGGGAGACTACTTCGGTCAGAAGCCGGCGATTCTCGGCCTCGTCTACTACCGCTGCAAGATGCTCTGCCCGGAAGAGATCGACGGTCTGGTCGGCGCGCTGGAGATGGTGAAGTTCTCACCGGGCAAGGACTTCAATGTTCTCTTTGTGAGCATCGATCCGGCCGAGACTCCGGCGGATGCGGCAAAGAGCAAGGCCTACTACGTGAAGCGCTATGGCCGTCCGCAGACCGCCGCGGGTTGGCACTTCCTCACCGGTCAACAGCCTGAGATCGACGCTCTGGCAAAGGCCGTAGGGTACGGCTATACACGCGTTCCGGGACCGGACGGAAAGATGACGGAGTTCGCGCATGCCTCGGCCATTCAGCTCGTGACGCCGGGCGGTGTGCTCGCCCAGTACTACCTCGGTGTCGATTACTCGTCGCGCGATCTGCAGCTTGGCTTGGTCGAGGCCTCGCAGGGCAAGATCGGCACGCCGGTCGATGCCATTCTCACCTACTGCTACCGCTATAACCCGCTGCTCAACCGGCATGACCTGTTAATTGCCCGCATCGTTCAGGCCGGATGTCTTCTTACGATGTTGATTCTTGGCTCCTACATGGTGATCAACTTCCGGCGCGACGTACGCGAAGCCCGGAAGCTGACCCGGAAAGCCGCGCTCGGATAA
- a CDS encoding c-type cytochrome, with protein sequence MLLLAVGCRQDMHDQPKFIPQRGTDFFADGRSARPQVEHTVARGQLHEDEYFYTGLVDGKEQDAMPFPVTMTVLERGQERFNVYCTPCHSRVGNGAGMIVQRGYKPAGNFHDPKRLAEPLSHYFYVMSNGYGAMPDYSAQLPPADRWAVAAYIRALQLSQNATTADVPQGTQVEPLSSIAEQEGLPAAYAGAWAMPETAVSAKPTGRVAAGAPEEDQAAPASKNHSPMNPETSPAGTKNTSPAAAGSTH encoded by the coding sequence GTGCTGCTGCTGGCCGTCGGCTGCCGTCAGGACATGCACGACCAGCCCAAGTTCATCCCGCAGCGCGGCACCGACTTCTTCGCCGACGGCCGCTCCGCGCGTCCGCAGGTCGAGCACACGGTGGCTCGTGGTCAGCTGCATGAGGACGAGTATTTCTACACCGGTCTTGTGGATGGCAAAGAGCAGGATGCGATGCCTTTTCCGGTGACCATGACCGTGCTCGAGCGCGGGCAGGAACGGTTCAATGTCTATTGCACACCCTGTCATTCCCGCGTTGGCAATGGCGCGGGCATGATCGTGCAGCGCGGCTACAAGCCGGCAGGCAATTTTCATGATCCGAAGCGGCTGGCCGAGCCGCTCAGCCACTACTTCTATGTCATGTCGAACGGCTACGGCGCCATGCCGGATTATTCGGCGCAGCTGCCTCCGGCTGACCGCTGGGCCGTTGCCGCGTATATTCGCGCGCTGCAGCTCAGCCAGAACGCGACCACTGCGGATGTGCCCCAGGGCACGCAGGTCGAGCCCCTCTCCAGCATCGCAGAGCAGGAGGGACTGCCGGCCGCTTATGCCGGGGCGTGGGCCATGCCGGAGACCGCTGTTTCCGCGAAACCGACCGGAAGGGTAGCCGCCGGAGCTCCGGAAGAAGATCAGGCTGCTCCAGCCTCAAAGAATCATTCGCCGATGAACCCGGAGACGAGCCCGGCCGGAACGAAGAACACCAGTCCTGCAGCCGCAGGATCAACGCACTGA